A single region of the Anopheles funestus chromosome X, idAnoFuneDA-416_04, whole genome shotgun sequence genome encodes:
- the LOC125760781 gene encoding activin receptor type-2A: MRGLMHFLFYFSLLIVIKGSLSRARLAEGGLKCVSYQCKEGECKEGIDTCEDTEPDRPVGCFVVWTTNNITNEVNVTLKGCFINPTECNNTECIDTTTDPKKNFNYCCCRGSLCNKDHKWIPEATKAPEVLQSVEKESNLMLVVLITSISFAAACSLMTWLYCTHHKQVMFNEIPTVEPDISNSSTNISHRPIDLKDIKARGRFGVVWRAQLGNQEVAVKIFPMQEKQSWITEQEIFKLPRMNHSNILEFIGCEKRVDMASTDFWLITAYCENGSLCDFLKAHTVTWNDLCKIATTMARGLTHLHEEIQGSRTDGLKPSIAHRDFKSKNVLLKADLTACIADFGLALVFTPGKSCGDTHGQVGTRRYMAPEVLEGAINFTRDAFLRIDVYACGLVLWELVSRCTVHGGPVDEYRLPFEAELGPHPTLEEMQENVVMKKLRPRIFDPWRNHAGLIAICETMEDCWDHDAEARLSSSCVLERLLQYARFPTRQFFVANNTTNELPTKLATENL, encoded by the exons ATGCGTGGcttaatgcattttttattttacttttcat TGCTTATCGTAATAAAAGGATCGCTAAGTCGAGCGCGATTAGCGGAGGGAGGCTTAAAATGTGTTTCCTACCAGTGTAAAGAGGGCGAATGTAAGGAAGGCATCGACACTTGTGAAGATACTGAACCCGACAGACCGGTCGGATGTTTTGTGGTCTGGACAACGAACAATATAACAA ATGAAGTAAACGTAACGCTGAAAGGATGCTTCATCAACCCTACGGAGTGCAATAACACCGAGTGCATCGATACAACGACTGATCCGAAGAAAAATTTCAACTACTGCTGTTGCCGGGGTAGCCTGTGCAATAAGGACCACAAATGGATACCGGAAGCAACGAAAGCACCGGAAGTGTTACAGTCAGTCGAGAAGGAATCAAACCTTATGCTGGTAGTACTCATTACATCCATATCCTTTGCGGCGGCATGCAGTTTAATGACTTGGCTGTACTGTACCCATCACAAACAGGTGATGTTTAATGAAATTCCAACG GTTGAGCCAGACATTTCCAACTCGTCCACCAACATATCGCACCGTCCAATCGATTTGAAGGATATTAAAGCCCGCGGTCGTTTTGGTGTGGTGTGGAGAGCGCAGCTCGGCAATCAGGAGGTGGCTGTGAAAATTTTTCCAATGCAAGAAAAACAGTCGTGGATTACGGAGCAGGAAATTTTCAAG CTGCCACGGATGAACCATTCGAATATTCTCGAGTTCATCGGTTGTGAGAAACGCGTCGATATGGCCAGCACAGACTTTTGGCTCATCACTGCCTACTGCGAGAATGGTTCGCTATGTGACTTTTTGAAAGCGCACACGGTCACCTGGAACGATCTGTGCAAAATAGCGACGACGATGGCGCGTGGCTTAACGCACCTGCACGAGGAAATACAGGGCAGCAGAACGGATGGTTTGAAACCATCGATCGCACACAGAGACTTCAAGAGCAAGAACGTCCTGCTGAAAGCGGATCTGACCGCATGCATTGCCGATTTTGGACTAGCGCTTGTGTTTACGCCAG GAAAATCATGCGGCGACACGCACGGACAGGTGGGAACGCGACGCTACATGGCACCGGAGGTGCTCGAAGGTGCAATCAACTTTACCCGCGACGCCTTCCTGCGCATCGACGTGTATGCGTGTGGGCTCGTGCTGTGGGAACTGGTATCGCGCTGCACCGTCCACGGTGGCCCGGTCGATGAGTACCGGTTGCCGTTCGAGGCCGAGTTGGGTCCGCATCCAACGCTCGAGGAAATGCAGGAAAACGTGGTGATGAAGAAGCTACGTCCCCGTATCTTCGATCCGTGGCGTAATCATGCG GGACTGATTGCGATCTGCGAAACGATGGAAGACTGCTGGGATCATGATGCTGAGGCACGGTTATCGTCTTCCTGCGTGCTGGAAAGATTGCTACAGTACGCCCGGTTTCCTACGCGGCAGTTTTTTGTCGCCAACAACACCACAAACGAGTTACCAACGAAACTCGCAACGGAAAACCTTTAA
- the LOC125760756 gene encoding uncharacterized protein LOC125760756, with protein sequence MAVFLINVCKFNGCEKIFPSLTDLIHHIENTHIDDSQAPEVTEKTQPTCLPLSYVLRFVTDNTRRDGVAAPVAVSSNGTDRNNPTLANSTGLRLTNAAASINQTSDHGHGTAATNSSTIANGGNSGGSIVATATTNGCTADQNGTVPSGGNGSYSGGPESIKNQLNQQTVGSTDLKRKIAIKHHSYSISASNRSTTPTGSEMDDDEMMVSESEDSNDSWTTEEFSSEFIMRYGSRRHSASGGGGGINTSNEKPFACPVPGCKKRYKNVNGIKYHSKNGHKKDGNRVRKAFKCYCGKSYKTAQRLKNHNMLVHAATRNGSPVDGTNLAAVPLTSPALPSATLISTPVKSPPLSNGSISPTISITASPSLTASTGAVIPSSQIGTNATNTNATCTSPSTVTITQVTHKVPRAFVLSANSATATTPMPVSAAATVVTATAVAASPVTTANVFPVSSPASANISASVSAISAVSPISSNTVSSGISTAVSPISSSTISIVSPISSSSISAGVSPVNIKYDNLGILTPATSPKLIAANLCQEVNPPLQLQSTAGTGIGVGGGNGTAGTTTVLGGLSLKTVNGNVTVRSGGNGTAGSGGGGGGGGGGNPTSELVNTGGGNVGIALVVSSSNVGMETKLNATGCNNKNAVLSASVTAGQQYAEET encoded by the exons ATGGCTGTGTTTCTGATAAATGTATGCAAGTTCAACGGTTGTGAGAAGATTTTCCCAAGCTTGACTGATTTAATACACCACATAGAGAACACCCATATAG ATGACTCCCAGGCGCCTGAGGTAACGGAAAAGACACAGCCAACATGTCTTCCACTCAGCTACGTTCTGCGCTTCGTAACTGATAACACCCGCCGGGATGGTGTTGCCGCACCAGTGGCCGTCTCCTCCAATGGCACAGATAGAAATAATCCCACCCTGGCCAACAGTACTGGGCTGCGTTTGACCAACGCAGCCGCCTCAATCAACCAAACGTCAGACCACGGGCATGGTACTGCGGCAACCAATTCCAGCACCATTGCCAACGGTGGCAACAGTGGCGGTAGCATTGTTGCGACCGCCACCACGAACGGATGCACCGCCGACCAAAACGGTACGGTACCGTCCGGTGGTAATGGTAGCTACAGTGGTGGACCGGAGTCGATCAAAAATCAACTCAACCAACAAACGGTTGGCTCAACCGATCTCAAGCGCAAAATTGCCATCAAACATCACAGCTACAGCATATCGGCATCGAACCGTAGCACAACGCCAACAG GAAGCGAAATGGATGACGATGAGATGATGGTGTCCGAATCCGAGGACAGCAACGATTCCTGGACAACGGAGGAGTTCAGCTCAGAGTTTATCATGCGCTACGGAAGCCG ACGCCATTCTGCATccgggggtggtggtggtattaATACTTCGAACgaaaaaccgttcgcctgTCCGGTGCCGGGCTGCAAAAAGCGCTACAAAAATGTCAACGGCATCAAGTACCATTCGAAGAATGGTCACAAAAAAGACGGAAA TCGGGTCCGTAAAGCCTTTAAGTGTTACTGTGGAAAGAGCTACAAAACGGCACAGCGGTTGAAGAATCACAACATGCTGGTACATGCAGCGACCCGGAATGGGTCCCCGGTCGATGGGACGAATCTGGCCGCGGTACCGCTTACCTCGCCGGCCCTTCCGTCTGCCACATTGATCTCGACCCCGGTCAAATCTCCTCCGCTGAGCAACGGTAGCATCAGCCCGACGATTAGCATCACCGCTAGCCCCTCGCTGACCGCTAGCACCGGTGCTGTCATACCATCTAGTCAAATCGGTACAAACGCAACCAATACTAACGCTACGTGTACTAGTCCATCCACAGTTACTATAACGCAGGTAACCCACAAGGTGCCGCGTGCGTTCGTACTGTCGGCTAACAGTGCCACCGCAACCACACCGATGCCGGTCAGTGCGGCTGCGACGGTCGTTACCGCTACCGCGGTCGCTGCCTCACCCGTCACAACCGCCAACGTATTTCCCGTGTCGTCCCCCGCCAGTGCGAATATTTCGGCCAGCGTGTCAGCGATCTCGGCCGTATCGCCGATCTCGTCCAATACCGTCTCGTCCGGTATTAGTACGGCCGTGTCGCCGATCTCGTCTAGCACCATCTCGATCGTGTCGCCGATCTCGTCTAGTAGCATCTCGGCCGGTGTGTCGCCGGTAAACATTAAGTACGACAATCTCGGCATCCTAACGCCAGCCACATCGCCGAAACTGATCGCCGCAAACCTCTGCCAGGAGGTAAATCCACCACTGCAGCTACAGTCAACTGCCGGTACCGGtattggtgttggtggtggcaaCGGAACAGCCGGTACCACCACCGTTCTCGGTGGTTTGTCACTAAAAACCGTCAACGGTAATGTTACCGTACGAAGTGGCGGTAATGGTACCGCAGGTagtggcggcggcggcggcggtggtggtggtggtaatcCTACCAGTGAGCTGGTTAACACCGGCGGTGGTAACGTTGGGATTGCCCTGGTCGTATCATCCTCCAACGTTGGGATGGAGACGAAGCTAAACGCTACCGGTTGTAATAATAAGAACGCAGTGCTCTCGGCGTCGGTCACGGCTGGCCAACAATACGCCGAAGAGACGTAG